In Zygosaccharomyces rouxii strain CBS732 chromosome F complete sequence, a single window of DNA contains:
- a CDS encoding 60S ribosomal protein eL37 (highly similar to uniprot|P49166 Saccharomyces cerevisiae YLR185W RPL37A protein and to uniprot|P51402 Saccharomyces cerevisiae YDR500C RPL37B protein, components of the large (60S) ribosomal subunit), whose protein sequence is MGKGTPSFGKRHNKSHTLCSRCGRRSLHIQKKTCASCGYPAAKTRSFNWGAKAKRRKTTGTGRMQYLKHISRRFKNGFQTGSPKASVSA, encoded by the coding sequence ATGGGTAAGGGTACTCCTTCGTTCGGTAAGCGTCATAACAAATCCCACACTTTGTGTAGCAGATGTGGTCGTCGTTCTCTGCacattcaaaagaagacTTGTGCTTCCTGTGGCTACCCTGCTGCTAAGACTAGATCTTTCAACTGGGGTGCTAAGGctaagagaagaaagactACCGGTACTGGTAGAATGCAATACTTGAAGCACATCTCCAGAAGATTCAAGAACGGTTTCCAAACTGGTTCTCCTAAGGCTTCTGTTTCTGCTTAG